DNA sequence from the Streptomyces canus genome:
CCTCGCTCGGCGTCGCCGCCGAGATGTCCGCGCACCTCTTCGACTCCGAAGGGCGCCGGGTCGGGCGGGACCTGGGCGAGCGGTGCATCACCGTCAAGGCCGACCAGCTCCGCCGTATCCCCGAGGTCGTCGCGATCGCCGGGGGACAGCGCAAGGCGGCCGCGATCGACGCGGTGCTGCGGTCCGGACTCGTCACCAGCCTGGTGACGGACACCTCCGCCGCGGACTACCTGATGACGGCGGGGACGACCCCGAAGCCGGCACTCAACAGGGCGGACCCGGACGGGCCCTGACGGAAGGCCATGAGGGACGGCCGCGGCAGCATCGAGCGCATGCTGCTGCGGTTCGTCTCCCGAATGCTTCTGTGTCTGCTCGTCCTGACGGGGTGTTCGGCCACCGGCACCGAGCCGTCGACGGGCGGCGGCCTGGCCACCGTCCAGGAGTCGAAGCTCCCGGCCGAGGCCCGGCAGACCCTCGAACTCATCGACAGGGGCGGGCCGTTCCCGTACGCCAAGGACGGCTCGGTCTTCGGGAACTTCGAGCGACTGCTGCCCGCGCGCCAGCGCGGTTACTACCACGAGTAGCTGCCTCTGACTGTCTCTGACTGCCTCGCGTCCTCATATGCGCAGATCGGATGGGTGTGTCAGGGGTGCCTGAAGGTGTGGGGTCGATTCAGGGTCGAAGTGGCTGCCCGGTAAACGGCAATTCTCTGGAAGGCTGGGGAATCTCATCCTGAGAGTTGGCGATCGGTGAGCCAGGACCGGCTCCGCCTTGAGCTGAACCCGGCGTACAGCCCGACTCGTCTGCCGCCAGGCGCTCCTGACCAGTGAAAGCACCGGCCAAGGGCCCTTTTTGCCGTACTAGGGGCTTGTTCGGATCCCGTTCCGCACCGGGTCAAACCGGACCGCGCGGCTACGTAAATAGCCACGAGAGTAACCGTGCATAGGGGGCCGGAGGTTGGCGGCTGCGCGGCCTGACCTGGTGCCGGCGCCGCTGCCCTCCGAGACGGCGACGATGTAGAGCCTAGGTGGGCAGCAATGCTGCTCAGCCCCAGGACGCCACTGGTGTGAACGAAATGTCCTGCCGGACTGCTCCGGCACGTCGTTCAGCACCGTTGTAGAGGTCGTTGCCGCGGCGCAGGGTGACGCTCTGATGGTCTCGGGCCAGCCGATCCCATACCCAAGGGGTCCCGGCCGGCGTGTTTCTGTCAGCTGGGCCTTGGACGCCGTACGGATGCCGGGCGACGCCCTACGACGGCACCGAGTCACCGGACCGGTCACCCGCCGTTGCACCAGGCCCTGTGCCGTTGCACAGGCCCCGTGCTTGCGGCGCCCCACTCGACCTTGCGGCGCTCCACTCGACGCGGTGCCCCCGCCGGGCCTACCTTCGAGGTCCTTCGTCCTTCCCGTGCAGGGGGACCCATGCGGTCACACAGACCAACGCCGTGGGCGGCAGCGCGGTTGCTGATGTCCGTACGGCTGCTGCTCGCATGGGGTCCCATCCTTCCGGGACATCCATGGCCCGACAACGGACTGTACCTGTGGGTGTGCAAGGGGGAGGGGGCTGCCGGTGGGCGGAGTTCCTGCCGATCGAACCCTCCGACTACTTCCACGAATTCGCGCTGCGTCGGGCGGCTACACCAGGACGGGCAGCGATACGAGCCCGCGGACGAGACGCGTGTGGCGCCACTCCAACCGGTCGGCTGGTCCCGCGAGACGGATTCCGGGAAACCGGCTCAGTACCGCCCGCAGGGCGATCTCCGCCTCGGCCTTGGCCAGGGGAGCGCCGACGCAGCGGTGGATGCCGTGGCCGAAGCTGAGGTGGGCGGTGGCGTCCCGGTCCAGGTCGAGCAGGTCCGGTGACGGGAAGCGGGCCGGGTCGCGGTTGGCGGCTCCGAGGGCGATCAGTACCGGGGCGCCGGCCGGGATGTCGGTACCGCCGAGCGTGACGGGTTTTGTGGTGAACCGGAAGGTGGCGGTACTGACGGGGGAGTCCCATCGAAGCAACTCGTCGAGTACGGCCGGGACATCGTCCGGATTCTTCCGGAGGCGATCCAGCTCGGCGGAGCGCTGGAGCAATGCGAGGGTGGCGTTGCCGAGGAAGTTGGTGGTGGTCTCGTGCCCGGCCACGAGCAGCAGTACCGCCAGGGAGACCAGTTCCTCTTCGCTGAGATGGTCGCCTCCGTCGCGAGCCGAGATGAGTCCGTCGAGGAGGGAGTTGCCGGGGTTCAGGCGCTTGGCGGCGATGAGGGTCGTCATGTAGTCGGCCAGGGAATGCGAGGCCGCGTCGATGGAGTCGGGGTTGCCTGCCGCGAACAGCTCTCCGGACCAGCGCCGGACGTCGGGTCGGTCTCCCGCAGGCACTCCGAGCAGTTCGCAGATCACGATGACCGGCAGCGGCACCGCCAGGCCGGCCACGAAGTCGAACCGTTCGCCGACGGGCCACTGATCCAGCAACTCGTCGGTGACGCGGGCGATGAACGGGCGCAGCTGCGCGACGGCTCCGTTCGTGAATGCCTTGGTCACCAGCTTGCGCAGCCGGGTGTGCTGGGGTGGATCGGTGGCCAGCATGGTGTGTGCCACCGCCGGGTGCAGCCGACGCCGTGGCTCCTTGCCCGCGAAGAACGCGGCCGTGTCCTTCGAGAGCCGAGCGTCGCCGAGGGCATCCCGGGCTTCCGCGTAGCCGGTGACCACGTAGCTGGGGTGACTACCGGACCCGGTGGGCAGGGGCTGCACGGGGCAACTGGACCGCATGGCCGCGTAGGTGGGGTAGGGGTCCTGGAGGAAGCGGGGGTCTTGGCTCAGGTCGGTCATGCTTTCAGGCTGCAGCCCGCTCCGGCTGGTCGTCATCCCCGACACGCCCAACACAGGGCCCGCAGGCGTCGGTTGGCCGGTTGCCAGGAGGAGCAGGAGCCGCTTCGTGTCCGCGCGGACGTCCTGGTGGGAGACGGCCTTCGCCGACGGCAGGACGACCTCGTCGGCGAACCGGCCGGTCTTCGAGGCGGGCGGCGCTGCCTTCACAACCACCGCTTCGACCGCCGTGGCTCCTTGCTCCGTTCCAGCGCCGAACGCGGCCTGGGCCATCTCCCGCACCCGGACCGGTACGGCCGAAGGACGAGGACCAACCGGTCCAGATTCACGCGGAGATGAGTCCCGTCATCCGCGGAGTGGGGCGCATCAGCTGCACGACGCTCGCCCGCCGGTACCTTCCGCGCATGGGCGTTGCCCTCGTCCCCTGCACCGCACAGGACTTCATCAACGCCATAGCAGCGTAAGTCTTCACGCCGATCGTCCCTGCGCCGATACGCTGTGACGACCATGCAGGTGCCTTCAGTTCGCCGGTGAGGAACTCCAGGCCGACGTCGCTCGCCTTCAGCTCCTCGGCGAGCATGGCAAGTTCGATGCCGCGGCCGGGCTGCTTGTGCTCGTGGACGACGAGGGTCACGGCGACGCCGGAGGAGCGAATCTCCCAGGCGAGCTTCACAGCACCTTCCGGTTCGGGGCGTCGGGTGGCGCGGGTGGAGACTTCTCCGAAAAGACGCGGGTCACCCCAGCCTTGGCGAGGGAGTCGAGCTGCGCGTCCAGGGACTGCCGGGCGGTCGAGGCACGGGGCGTATCCGAGGCGGACGTGCCCGACCGGCTCGGCGCCGGCGTTCGCGGGCCGGGGCAGCTCGGCCCATACCGACCCCGCCTTGCGTACGGCGGGGGTCCGCACACTGAGCGCCTTGGAGAGTTGGGGCACGAGGCGGAAGCGCGCGGTGTGGTACTCGATGGCCACTCTGCCCTTCCCGGTCCGGCATGGGGAGCCCGCCGGGGTGGCGCAGGTGGACATCGGGCAGTCGTGGGATTCCACGCGCTTGCAGTCGTCGCTCACGACCCCAAACTGTTTTATGAGGGTGTTTCACGAGCGACCACCTAGAAAAGTGGGACTGGCCAATGGGATAGGCAGGCAGCCCCTCCGAAAGCCCTCCACAGACCACAGAAGATGTCAGGCGGCGAACACTTGGGAGTCGTCGGCGAACGCCTTGAATTCCAGGGCGTTGCCGGCCGGGTCGAGCAGGAACATCGTCCATTGCTCGCCGGTTTCGCCTGCGAAGCGCACGTAGGGCTCGATGACGAATTCGGTGTCCGCGGCGCGCAGCCGGTCGGCGAGCCGGTGGAAGGCGTCGATGGTCAGGATCAGCCCGAAGTGCGGTACGGGGACGTCGTGGCCGTCGACCGGGTTGTGTATCTGTCCGGTACGGGCAGGGGCGAGGTGGGTGACGAACTGGTGGCCGTGCAGATTCCAGTCCACCCAGGTGTCGGCGCTACGGCCCTGCTCCAGGCCGAGCGTCTCGCCGTAGAAGCGGCGGGCGGCGTCCAGGTCGTCGACCGGGACAGCGAGGTGGAAGCGGGGGATGGGGGAGGTGAGAACGGACATGGGTCTGGGGTTCCTTCCTTGCGGCGAGGAGTGCCTGGTCCTTACCAGCTCTGGCGGGTGGGGGAAATGATCAGGTCGTTGACAGTGACGTCGGCGGGCTGGGCGAGGGCGTAGACGACGGCGTTGGCGACGCTTTGCGGGCTGATGGCGATGGCGTTCAGTTCCTGGGCCGCCGTTCGTCCGGCGGGGTCGGTGACCTTGTCGGCCCAGCCGGTGTCGATGACGCCGGGGCTGATCGTGGAGGCCTTGATGCCTTCGCGGACGCCGAGTTCCCTGCGCATGGACTCGGTCATGGCCCGGACGAAGAACTTGGTGGAGCTGTAGACACCGGCGCCGTCTCCGACCTGGTGGCCGGCGACCGAGTCCATGTTGAGGATGTGGCCGGCCTTCTGGCGAAGCATGACCGGAAGGACGGCGTGGACGCCGTTGAGGTAGCCGCGGATGTTCACGTCGATCATCCGGTTCCAGTCGTCCATCGCGCCGTCCTTCCAGAAGGAGAACAGCATCAGGCCGGCGTTGTTGACCAGGACGTCGATCCGGCCGAACCGTTCGACAGCGAAGTCGGCCAGTGCCTGCATGTCCACGACGTCGGCGGCGTCGGCGACGTCGGCGAGCCTGGCGACGGCGGTGCCGCCGGTCATGTTGATGTCGGCGACCAGTTGGTCGAGGGTTTCCTGGCCGCGGGCGGCGGCGACGATCTTGGCGCCGCGGGCTGAGAGGGCCTTGGCGCTGACGGCGCCGATGCCGGAGGAGGCGCCGGTGATGACGACGACCTTGTCCTGCAGGTGGTTCATGGGGATCTCTCAGTGCGGTGGTTCAGCGCGCCTTCCCTGGTGAGGGCAGCGTGGCGGAGGCTGTAAGGGGGTGTCAGCGCTTGCGGCGCTCGACGACGTAGGCGTACTGGTCGGGCCAGGTCGGCTCGGCGTCGAGCGTGAGCGCGGCGTGCTGTGGCCAGTAGGGGTTGCGCAGGAGTTCACGGCCGAGGAGGACGGCGTCGGCCTGCCCGCTGGTGAGGATGTCCTCGGCCTGCTGCGGCTCGGTGATGATGCCGACGGCGCCGGTGGGGATACCGGTGGCCTGGCGGGCCTGGGTGGCGAAGGGCACCTGGTAGTTGGGCCCGGCGACGATCTTGGCGTCGGGGACCATGCCGCCGGTGGACACGTCGAGCAGGTCGACGCCGTGGGCTTGGAGTTCCTTGGCGAGGCGGACGGTGTCGTCCCCGGTCCAGCCCTCGCGTTCGTCCTCGGGATTCTCGGTCAGCCAGTCGGTGGCCGAGGTGCGGAAGAAGACCGGCAGATCCTCGGGCCACACCGCGCGGACGGCGTCGACGACCTCCAGGGCGAAGCGGAGGCGGTTCTCGAAGCTGCCGCCGTAGGCGTCGGTGCGGTGGTTGGACGCCGGGGAGAGGAAGGAGTTGATCAGGAAGCCGTGGGCGCCGTGCACCTCGACCACCTGGAAGCCGGCGGCCAACGCGCGCCGCGCGGAGTCCGCGAAGTCCCGGACAAGCTGCTGGATCTCCTCCACGGTCAGTTCATGAGGAACAGCCAGTCCGCCGAACGCGATGGCGCTGGGCGCGACGGGCTGCCAGCCGCCCTCGGCCTCGGGCACGTACCGGTCGGAGAGCCAGGGCTTGTCCATCGACGTCTTGCGGCCGGCGTGCGCGAGCTGGATGGCCGGGACGGCGCCGTGCGCCTTGACGGCCTCGGCGATGCGGGTGAACGCCTCCTGCTGGCGGTCGTTCCACAGGCCCAGGTCCCAGGGGCTGATGCGCCCGTCGGGCCGCACGCCGGTGGCCTCGGCCATGACCAGGCCCGCACCGCCCGCGGCGCGGGAGGCCAGGTGGGTGAGGTGGAAGTCGGTCGGCACACCGGTGTCCGGGCCTTGGGCGGCGGCGGAGTACATGCACATCGGGGACATCCACACCCGGTTGGGTATCCGAAGCGAACGCAGGGTGAAGGGGGTGAACAGGCTACTCATGCAGGTGGTGCTTCTTTCGTGGTCGGTGATCACCGGACGGGCCGGCTGCCGTCCGGTGTCAGGCGATGATCGTGTGGAGGCCTGCGCCAGCGGGGCGTAGGCCGCTTCGGGGCCTCGCCCAGGACGCCGTGGAGATGCGGGGGCGCGGGCAGGAGGGCCGGGTTCAGGCGAGGCGGGTGACCGCGTCTGCGACGGGGGTGTCGCCGGAGGTCAGCTCGACGATGACGCGGCTGAGGGCGGGCTCGTGCAGGGCGGCGTCGATGAACGCGGCGACGTCGTCGCGGTGTACGTCGCCGTACTCGACGGCGGGCCCGGCGGCGACCCGCCCGGTACCCGGTCCGTCCAGCAGCGTGCCGGGGCGGACGATCAGCCAGTCCAGACCGGTGCGGGTGAGATGGACGTCGGCACTCTTCTTGACCCTGACGTAGTGCTCGAAGCCTTCGGACGCTCCAGCGCCGCGCAGGGCGTCGGGGAACACGGAGACGAGGACGAAGCGCGGGACTCCGGCGGCCTCGGCCGCAGCGGCTGCCTTCTCCAGGCCTTTGCCGTCGATGAGCGTGGTCTTGTCCATGCCGGTTCCGTGGGCGCCGGCCGAGAACACCACTGCGTCGTGCCCGGCAAGCTTGCCTGCGAGCTCTTCCACGGAGTCGGCGATCAGGTCGCCGGTCACCGGCGTCGCGCCGTTCGCGCGGATCGTGTCGGCCTGGGCCGGGCTGCGGTGCATGCCGGTCACCTCGTCGCCGCGCTCGGACAGCAGGGCGGCGAGCCTGCTGCCGACACCTCCGGCGGCACCTATCTGGAACACCTTCATGGGAATCGCCTCTCTCCTTGCCGGGCCATCGGCCACCCCCGTTGTCCTAATGTTGACATTGCGACAACGGGGGAATGTTAACATCACGACATGGAGAAGAGTCAACCCACAGGAGATCGCGTGGTGGCCCCCGCCCGCCGCCGCGGACTGGCCGACGAGGTCGCCGACCGGATCCGGGAGGCGATCTTCAGCGGTGCATACGCCCCCGGAGCACCGCTGCGAGAGGTCGAACTCTCCGGCGCACTGCAGGTCAGCAGGGGACCGGTGCGTGAGGCTCTGCGCGTGCTGGAGCGCGAGGGGCTCGTGCACTGCGCCTGGCACCGCGGCACCGTGGTCACGACGCTGTCCGCCGAGGATGTCGCCGAGCTCGACAGCCTGCGCGGCGCGCTTGAGGACCTCGCCGTCCAGCAGGCCATCGCGTACGCCTCCGAGGAGGACCTCGCCGGCATCGAGAAGGCAGCCGACGTAATGGACCGCACGACGGACCCGCATGCCATGGTCCGTCTGGACATCGCCTTCCACGACGCCGTGTTCGCCGCCACCGGCCACCAGCGTCTCGCCGCGGCCTGGGAGACCATCCGCTGCCAGGTCCACCTGTTCCTGCTGACCCGCATCGGCCTCAGCACCGAGGGCTACCTCGACTGCATCCCCCAGGAACACCACGCACTGGCCGCCGCCCTGCGCACCCGCGACCCCCAGGCCGCACTCCCCCTCTTCGCCGTCCACCGCCGCCACGCCATGGACGTCGTGGCCGGCACGTCGAACCCCGCCTGACGACCGGTCCGCCCGCACCTGAGCACCGCCCAGCGCTGACGAAGCCTGCTCGTCATCGCCCGCACCGGCACCCATGGACATGTGTGACGGCAATCGGTCGCAGGTGGCCACCGTGTCCTGCCGGCGCAGCTCGACCGGTCCGTCGCTTCAGCGCCTCACTCCCGAAAGCTGCCCGCGCTCGGCCGAGATCACCCAACGCAATGAAGCACTACTGGTCGTTACCCGCGTTTGTCGCCGGGCCGGCCGTTCGCCTGGAGAGCGGTCGCACGCTGGTCGAGCCTGCGCACCGCGATTGCCCCCCACTGAAGGTTCTCCCGTTCGAACGACATCCCGCGCAGCAGGGTGAGGTAGGGGCCGATGCGCTCGGCCTCGGCGAAGTAGGCCTCCTCGGAGCGCCCGTCGAGCAGGCGCTGCCGGAGCCGCTCATAGCGGGCCAGTTTGTCGGCTGCCCACTCCATACGCTCGGTGATGGCCTTGCGGACCGCATGGATGTCGCCCGCGTCCAGGCACTGCACCTTGACCATCAATTCGTCCCGGATCACCGCAGGCTTGCCCAAAGGCTCTGCCGTGTAGGCGTGTACGGCTTCACGCCCGGCCTCGGTCAGGGAGAACAGTCGCTTGTTGGGGCGGCGCTCCTGCTCGACGAGGCGGGCCGTGACCAGCCCTTCGGCCTCCATGCGTTCCAGCTCCCGGTAGAGCTGCTGGGGTGTCGACATCCAGAAGTTGGCGACCGTCGCGTCGAATCCCTTTGCAAGGTCGTAGCCGGACGCCTCGCCCTCGATCAGCGCGGCCATCACCGCGTTCCGCAATGCCATGGGTACACACTAGCAACCACCGAGACTAGTCAACTAGGTGACTAGAGATCGGCCCCGGAGTCTATGGACAGCGCGTTGGTATTCGCTCTATCCTCAAAGCGAATATTCAATTTGTTGAGTATGCGAGGTGGCTCATGCATCCGTTCCGCAAGGCCGTCGAGAGCGGTGACGTGGACGCCGTGGCCGGCTTGCTGGCCGACAACGTCGTCTTCACCAGCCCGATCGCCTTCAAGCCGTACTCGGGCAAGGCGATCACCGCCGCGGTCCTGCGTGGTGTCTTCCGCGTCTTTGAGGACTTCACCTACATCCGCGAGATCGCCGGTCCCGCCGGCCGCGACCATGTCCTCG
Encoded proteins:
- a CDS encoding GntR family transcriptional regulator — protein: MEKSQPTGDRVVAPARRRGLADEVADRIREAIFSGAYAPGAPLREVELSGALQVSRGPVREALRVLEREGLVHCAWHRGTVVTTLSAEDVAELDSLRGALEDLAVQQAIAYASEEDLAGIEKAADVMDRTTDPHAMVRLDIAFHDAVFAATGHQRLAAAWETIRCQVHLFLLTRIGLSTEGYLDCIPQEHHALAAALRTRDPQAALPLFAVHRRHAMDVVAGTSNPA
- a CDS encoding nuclear transport factor 2 family protein, which translates into the protein MHPFRKAVESGDVDAVAGLLADNVVFTSPIAFKPYSGKAITAAVLRGVFRVFEDFTYIREIAGPAGRDHVLVFTATVAGKKLQGCDLLHFDEKGRIDDFTVMVRPLSAAQALAEAMGAQFERIAREAAEQ
- a CDS encoding cytochrome P450 family protein; translation: MTDLSQDPRFLQDPYPTYAAMRSSCPVQPLPTGSGSHPSYVVTGYAEARDALGDARLSKDTAAFFAGKEPRRRLHPAVAHTMLATDPPQHTRLRKLVTKAFTNGAVAQLRPFIARVTDELLDQWPVGERFDFVAGLAVPLPVIVICELLGVPAGDRPDVRRWSGELFAAGNPDSIDAASHSLADYMTTLIAAKRLNPGNSLLDGLISARDGGDHLSEEELVSLAVLLLVAGHETTTNFLGNATLALLQRSAELDRLRKNPDDVPAVLDELLRWDSPVSTATFRFTTKPVTLGGTDIPAGAPVLIALGAANRDPARFPSPDLLDLDRDATAHLSFGHGIHRCVGAPLAKAEAEIALRAVLSRFPGIRLAGPADRLEWRHTRLVRGLVSLPVLV
- a CDS encoding PadR family transcriptional regulator gives rise to the protein MALRNAVMAALIEGEASGYDLAKGFDATVANFWMSTPQQLYRELERMEAEGLVTARLVEQERRPNKRLFSLTEAGREAVHAYTAEPLGKPAVIRDELMVKVQCLDAGDIHAVRKAITERMEWAADKLARYERLRQRLLDGRSEEAYFAEAERIGPYLTLLRGMSFERENLQWGAIAVRRLDQRATALQANGRPGDKRG
- a CDS encoding SDR family oxidoreductase, with protein sequence MNHLQDKVVVITGASSGIGAVSAKALSARGAKIVAAARGQETLDQLVADINMTGGTAVARLADVADAADVVDMQALADFAVERFGRIDVLVNNAGLMLFSFWKDGAMDDWNRMIDVNIRGYLNGVHAVLPVMLRQKAGHILNMDSVAGHQVGDGAGVYSSTKFFVRAMTESMRRELGVREGIKASTISPGVIDTGWADKVTDPAGRTAAQELNAIAISPQSVANAVVYALAQPADVTVNDLIISPTRQSW
- a CDS encoding NADH:flavin oxidoreductase/NADH oxidase, which codes for MSSLFTPFTLRSLRIPNRVWMSPMCMYSAAAQGPDTGVPTDFHLTHLASRAAGGAGLVMAEATGVRPDGRISPWDLGLWNDRQQEAFTRIAEAVKAHGAVPAIQLAHAGRKTSMDKPWLSDRYVPEAEGGWQPVAPSAIAFGGLAVPHELTVEEIQQLVRDFADSARRALAAGFQVVEVHGAHGFLINSFLSPASNHRTDAYGGSFENRLRFALEVVDAVRAVWPEDLPVFFRTSATDWLTENPEDEREGWTGDDTVRLAKELQAHGVDLLDVSTGGMVPDAKIVAGPNYQVPFATQARQATGIPTGAVGIITEPQQAEDILTSGQADAVLLGRELLRNPYWPQHAALTLDAEPTWPDQYAYVVERRKR
- a CDS encoding VOC family protein, which encodes MSVLTSPIPRFHLAVPVDDLDAARRFYGETLGLEQGRSADTWVDWNLHGHQFVTHLAPARTGQIHNPVDGHDVPVPHFGLILTIDAFHRLADRLRAADTEFVIEPYVRFAGETGEQWTMFLLDPAGNALEFKAFADDSQVFAA
- a CDS encoding NAD(P)H-binding protein; translation: MKVFQIGAAGGVGSRLAALLSERGDEVTGMHRSPAQADTIRANGATPVTGDLIADSVEELAGKLAGHDAVVFSAGAHGTGMDKTTLIDGKGLEKAAAAAEAAGVPRFVLVSVFPDALRGAGASEGFEHYVRVKKSADVHLTRTGLDWLIVRPGTLLDGPGTGRVAAGPAVEYGDVHRDDVAAFIDAALHEPALSRVIVELTSGDTPVADAVTRLA